In one Nicotiana sylvestris chromosome 8, ASM39365v2, whole genome shotgun sequence genomic region, the following are encoded:
- the LOC138875725 gene encoding uncharacterized protein, with protein sequence MDFGEIFTGIVYGIILNNWYSVLLNEQPYGFFKSARGVKQGDPLSPTLFILAAKALSRGLNALHKKLYFCDFGLPKWSPKIIHLAYEDDTIIFSASDAISLKLVMEVLNAYEIASGQLINKSKSAIYMHHSTSSRVVNKVERITGISKQDFPFTYLGCPIFYARRRMDYYQGLINKVMDKLQAWKGKLLSNGGRAVLISHVIQSIGHPEILCACLANKEVLYLIGSGILADHIQQNINPPMLHYVLDKPSWMLETSGEFCVKSAWEYLRKRKEPGNAYMIGQRDYLLKYPFFMWKELWKRRNIYKHGDSITVNRVIYQISFTLQSLIKYRKPGLQQVPHKWPEQIELLEKYTPMLHITKVIWEYPSPRWVKINTYGASRGNPRRSAIGFVLRNEKGDVLYAHGTQEGTNTEAEARAILEAMRYYVEHDYILIELHTDSILIKNTVNGERFVPWCVAEYVEEIKELMARYNVTVAHTLREGNRLADHLANYR encoded by the exons ATGGACTTTGGGGAGATATTTACTGGCATTGTGTATGGGATCATATTGAACAACTGGTATTCTGTGCTACTGAATGAACAACCTTACGGTTTTTTCAAATCAGCAAGAGGGGTGAAGCAAGGAGATCCTCTATCGCCTACTTTGTTCATATTAGCAGCTAAAGCATTGTCGAGAGGATTAAATGCACTGCACAAGAAATTATATTTCTGTGATTTTGGTTTACCAAAGTGGAGTCCAAAGATAATTCATTTAGCATATGAAGACGATACTATTATTTTTTCAGCTTCAGATGCTATTTCATTAAAACTTGTGATGGAAGTTCTTAATGCATATGAAATAGCATCGGGCCAGTTGATCAACAAGTCCAAGTCTGCTATCTATATGCATCATTCTACTAGTTCACGGGTGGTGAACAAAGTAGAAAGGATCACTGGTATATCAAAACAAGACTTCCCTTTTACCTATCTTGGATGTCCAATATTCTATGCGAGGAGAAGGATGGACTACTACCAAGGTCTGATCAACAAAGTAATGGACAAACTACAAGCATGGAAGGGCAAGCTCTTATCCAATGGAGGCAGGGCAGTTCTCATTTCACATGTCATCCAAA GCATTGGACATCCTGAGATACTTTGTGCATGCCTTGCGAATAAAGAGGTGCTG TACTTGATAGGCAGTGGGATCTTAGCAGACCATATACAGCAGAATATCAATCCACCTATGCTTCATTATGTACTTGACAAACCCTCGTGGATGCTTGAAACAAGTGGCGAATTTTGTGTGAAATCAGCATGGGAATATCTGAGGAAAAGGAAGGAACCTGGCAATGCATATATGATTGGACAAAGGGACTACCTTTTAAAATATCCTTTTTTTATGTGGAAG GAACTTTGGAAAAGAAGAAACATCTACAAGCATGGGGATTCAATCACTGTAAATAGAGTGATCTACCAGATTTCATTCACTCTTCAATCACTTATCAAATACAGGAAACCTGGCCTTCAGCAAGTTCCTCACAAATGGCCAGAACAGATTGAGCTGCTGGAGAAATATACTCCAATGTTGCATATTACTAAGGTCATATGGGAGTATCCAAGTCCAAGATGGGTGAAGATCAACACATATGGGGCTTCTAGGGGAAATCCTAGGAGAAGTGCTATTGGTTTTGTACTTAGAAATGAGAAGGGAGATGTACTATATGCACATGGCACGCAAGAGGGGACAAATACTGAAGCAGAGGCAAGGGCAATACTAGAGGCTATGAGGTATTATGTAGAACATGACTATATACTTATTGAGTTGCATACAGATTCAATATTGATCAAAAATACTGTGAATGGAGAGCGGTTTGTCCCTTGGTGTGTGGCTGAATATGTGGAGGAAATTAAAGAACTAATGGCAAGATACAACGTAACTGTGGCTCATACATTAAGGGAAGGAAATAGATTGGCTGACCATCTAGCTAACTATCGTTAG